The following DNA comes from Verrucomicrobiota bacterium.
CCCGAACCTCCACTGCCGTCACCTTAACGCCCCAGGGATCGGTCTGGCGGTCGATGATCTCCTGAAGCGTTTGATTGATCTTGTCCCGGTGCGAGAGCAATTCGTCCAACTCCGCCTGGCCAAGCACGCTTCGAAGCGAGGTTTGGGCGATCAGCGAGGTGGCTTTGAGATAATTCTCGACTTTGACCACTGCCGCCACGGGATCGACCACGCGAAAATACACAACCGCATCGACGGTTACCGGCACATTGTCGCGCGTCATCACTTCCTGCTTGGCGACGTCGATGGTCACCACGCGCAGGTCCATGCGCACCATGCGGTCCACATAAGGGATCAGCACAATGAGTCCGGGGCCTTTGCCTCCGACGAGATTGCCGAAGCGAAAGATGACTCCGCGTTGGTATTCCCGCAGGATGCGGAACGTTTGAGGCAGGATCACGCCGGCGACGACGCCGAGCACGACGATCCACGTCGCGACCGTTAGGATTGTAGAGAAACCTTCCATAACATTTCCTGAGGTTGGTGGCTAAGCTGCGGCGGGCTGTGCCGGACCGAGAACAGGACGGTCACTATTGTGACCCGCGTGTCTTGGTCATGATTGGCCCGCATGCCGATAAGCTAGGCCGAAATCCTTCGCGCTGCCTGTACCCATCTTGCTCTTCTCTTTGCTATTTTTGGCTTGCCGCTGGTTGTTCCTAGCAATTCTCATTTTGTTAGGCTCGCGGCGTATGGTGTTCACCCTTCAGGGTGCCTGTCGCACCCCAAACACGCTAAAGCGTGGACACCAAACGGGCGTCGATTGCCAAATGAGAATTGGTGGGTCGTTCCTCGCTTGTCTTGCCGCAGCGGGCGGCCTAGATTGTTGCGACCTTGGAAGGGCGGAGGATCGCTCCCGGCGCAAGTTGGGGGAGGAAAGTCCGAACTCCACAGGGCGCGATGCCGCGTAACCCTGAATGATTTCGGGGATAAACGCGGGCAGCGACGCCGCGAGGCGTCCTGACGGAAAGTGCCACAGAAAATTAAACCGCCCTGGAGATTTCAAATTTCAAATGTGAGATCTCCGGAGCAAGGGTGAAAAGGTGGAGTAAGAGCCCACCGCCCCAAGAGCAATCGCGGGGGCACGGAAAACCCCATCGGGAGCAAGGCCAAATAGGAAACCGCGGAGTGGCCCGCTCCAAGGCCAGAGTAGGGCAGGCTTCCAGCCTGCCCAGAAGAAGGCGGGACACCCGCCCTACTCTGGCCCGGTTTCGGGTACTGGCCGCTAAGATAAATGATTCTCTCCCCCGGCCTCGGCCGGGGCAGACAGAATTCGGCTTACAGCCCTTCCAAGGTCATCAGGCGTAAAACGTAATTCGTAATTCGTGATCAGTAAGGCGAGTCCCAATTCGTAAGAGATGGGAGACGGCGACTCGGCGAGTTGACTCAGTAAGATCGAACGGCGCTTACGTTTTACGTTTTACGTTTCAGGCTCCGCCGCTACGCTCGCGCTCGACCTCACTCATGCAAACACGACGCAAATTCCTCTCCACCGTTGCCGGAAGCCTTGCCGCCGTTCCTTTCGCTGCGCGCGCCCTGGCCGCCCAACCTCAACGCCGCAAGCGCCTGGCCATCATCACCACAGAATGGCGGTTTCATTCCCATGCCTGGCACATGGGCGAGCGGTTCCTCGTCGGGTATCCGATCCGCGGGAAATGGCACCGGCCGCCCATCGACGTCGTGTCGGCTTACATCGATCAAACTCCGGAGAACGATCTGAGCCGCCAGCGCGCGAAGGAATTTGGGTTTGGGATTTATCCGACCATCGCCGAGGCGTTGCGTTGCGGCGGAAGCAAACTCGCCGTCGATGCCGTGCTGATCATCGGCGAACACGGCCGCTATCCCAACAACGAGATCGGCCAGAAAAAATATCCGCGCTACGAATTCTTCAAACACGTGGTCCACGTTTTCCGGGAAGACGACCGGAGCGTGCCCGTCTTCAACGACAAACATCTTTCCTGGAA
Coding sequences within:
- a CDS encoding slipin family protein, translating into MEGFSTILTVATWIVVLGVVAGVILPQTFRILREYQRGVIFRFGNLVGGKGPGLIVLIPYVDRMVRMDLRVVTIDVAKQEVMTRDNVPVTVDAVVYFRVVDPVAAVVKVENYLKATSLIAQTSLRSVLGQAELDELLSHRDKINQTLQEIIDRQTDPWGVKVTAVEVRDVVLPEGMKRAMAKQAESERERRAKIINAEGEYQAAEKLVQAAGMISTEPIALQLRFLQTMREISSEHNTTTFLPVPIDLFSPFVKKAAEEVAKSW